From Thiohalomonas denitrificans:
GACGTTCCAGCTGCTGAGCGATGCCCTGCGCCACCAGCGTGGCGTCAAGTTCCGGCTTGCGGATCTCTTCGATATTGATGTGGACCGGAATCCCCATCATGGCTGCCACATCACGGCGCAGCTTCTCGATATCCTCGCCCTTCTTGCCGATCACCAGGCCCGGACGACCACTATGAATCGTGATCCGCGCGTTACGGGCTGGACGTTCGATCTGAATCCGGCTCACCGAAGCCCGCGCCAACCGCTTCTGCAGATAGTCGCGGACGGTCAGATCAGTGTGCAGGATGTCCTTGAAATTCCCTTTGTCGGCATACCACTTGGAGGTCCAGTCTTTGGTAATACCGAGACGAATTCCTGTCGGATGTACTTTATGTCCCATTACTGCCTCTCTTTACTTGTCCGCGACCATCACGGTGACGTGACTGGTGCGCTTGAGAATGCGGTTAGCGCGGCCCTTGGCGCGAGCGCGCAGACGCTTCAGCACCGGTCCCTGATCGATGTAGATCCGGGAGACCTTGAGCTCATCGATATCCGCACCCTCGTTGTGCTCCGCATTAGCAACGGCCGACTCGAGCACTTTCTTCACGATTCCGGAGGCCTTTTTCGGGCTGAAGGTCAGCAATTCGAGCGCCTTCTCCACGGACATGCCGCGAACCTGATCGGCCACCAAACGGACCTTCTGCGGAGAAATCCGCGCGTATTTCAACCTGGCTGCTGTTTCCATGGCGACCCCCTTATCGTTTCGACTTCTTGTCGGCCGCATGGCCTTTGTAGGTACGGGTGGGCGCAAACTCTCCCAGCTTGTGTCCGACCATGTTTTCGTTGATCAGAATCGGCACATGCTGGCGGCCGTTGTGCACGGCGATCGTGAGCCCCACCATGTCCGGAAGGACCATGGAACGGCGCGACCAGGTTTTGATCGGCCGTTTGTTACCGCTTTCGGCGGCTGC
This genomic window contains:
- the rplV gene encoding 50S ribosomal protein L22 — its product is METAARLKYARISPQKVRLVADQVRGMSVEKALELLTFSPKKASGIVKKVLESAVANAEHNEGADIDELKVSRIYIDQGPVLKRLRARAKGRANRILKRTSHVTVMVADK
- the rpsC gene encoding 30S ribosomal protein S3, producing the protein MGHKVHPTGIRLGITKDWTSKWYADKGNFKDILHTDLTVRDYLQKRLARASVSRIQIERPARNARITIHSGRPGLVIGKKGEDIEKLRRDVAAMMGIPVHINIEEIRKPELDATLVAQGIAQQLERRIMFRRAMKRAVTNTMRLGAQGVKVNVGGRLNGAEIARSEWYREGRVPLHTLRADIDYGFAEAKTTYGIIGVKVWIFKGEVIGGEMPAEGEKAAAKK
- the rpsS gene encoding 30S ribosomal protein S19; its protein translation is MPRSVKKGPFVDNHLANKVAAAAESGNKRPIKTWSRRSMVLPDMVGLTIAVHNGRQHVPILINENMVGHKLGEFAPTRTYKGHAADKKSKR